One region of Strigops habroptila isolate Jane chromosome 11, bStrHab1.2.pri, whole genome shotgun sequence genomic DNA includes:
- the ALKBH2 gene encoding DNA oxidative demethylase ALKBH2 isoform X1 gives MDRFVVKRPPEEPGDNGKRPRPEEPAPRQPRWQEIRAEGLSCDYRLLFGKAEADEILRQLEEQVEYFEGEITKLHVFGKWHDIPRRMVTYGDPELTYMYSGVTFSPKPWIPVLNHIRERIASDTGHTFNFVLINRYKDGEDHIGEHRDDERELVPRSPIASVSFGACRDFVFRHYASRGKNAKCHIKPIKLQLAHGSLLMMKYPTNVYWYHSLPPRKRVLAPRVNLTFRKVMAIAKK, from the exons ATGGACAGGTTCGTGGTTAAACGCCCTCCCGAGGAGCCGGGGGACAACGGGAAGAGGCCGCGGCCGGAGGAGCCCGCCCCGCGGCAGCCCCGCTGGCAGGAGATCCGGGCGGAGGGCCTGAGCTGCGACTACCGGCTGCTCTTCGGTAAGGCGGAGGCTGACGAGATCCTCCGGCAGCTGGAAGAGCAGGTGGAGTACTTCGAAG gggaaataaCAAAACTGCATGTGTTTGGCAAATGGCATGACATTCCAAGGAGGATGGTAACCTACGGAGACCCTGAGTTAACATACATGTACTCAGGTGTTACCTTCTCTCCTAAGCCCTGGATCCCAGTTCTGAACCATATCAGAGAGCGCATCGCTTCGGACACAGGACATACTTTCAATTTTGTGCTTATCAACAG ATACAAAGATGGTGAGGACCACATAGGTGAGCATCGAGATGATGAGAGAGAACTGGTTCCCCGCAGCCCCATTGCGTCCGTGTCCTTCGGAGCTTGCAGGGACTTTGTCTTCAGGCACTATGCTTCCCGAGGGAAGAATGCAAAATGCCACATCAAGCCCATCAAGCTGCAGCTAGCCCACGGGAGCCTGCTGATGATGAAGTACCCCACCAATGTGTATTGGTACCACAGCCTGCCCCCCCGCAAGAGAGTGCTTGCCCCAAGAGTCAACCTCACATTTCGGAAAGTGATGGCTATAGCCAAGAAGTGA
- the ALKBH2 gene encoding DNA oxidative demethylase ALKBH2 isoform X2 produces the protein MDRFVVKRPPEEPGDNGKRPRPEEPAPRQPRWQEIRAEGLSCDYRLLFGKAEADEILRQLEEQVEYFEGEITKLHVFALDPSSEPYQRAHRFGHRTYFQFCAYQQVCLISDRIKQLVQMKSCLYNT, from the exons ATGGACAGGTTCGTGGTTAAACGCCCTCCCGAGGAGCCGGGGGACAACGGGAAGAGGCCGCGGCCGGAGGAGCCCGCCCCGCGGCAGCCCCGCTGGCAGGAGATCCGGGCGGAGGGCCTGAGCTGCGACTACCGGCTGCTCTTCGGTAAGGCGGAGGCTGACGAGATCCTCCGGCAGCTGGAAGAGCAGGTGGAGTACTTCGAAG gggaaataaCAAAACTGCATGTGTTTG CCCTGGATCCCAGTTCTGAACCATATCAGAGAGCGCATCGCTTCGGACACAGGACATACTTTCAATTTTGTGCTTATCAACAGGTATGTCTGATTTCTGATCGCATCAAGCAGCTTGTTCAAATGAAAAGTTGCTTGTACAACACTTGA